In a genomic window of Occallatibacter riparius:
- a CDS encoding RHS repeat domain-containing protein, translating to MNRVSTAVSQVAGYSYQRGPTGNLANVVELNGRTVNWTYDGINRLTSESITSDPSKNNGSVSYGLDPVGNRTSASSSLNGIPSGNWSFNADDEVSSESYDANGNVIASGGKSFAYDSQNHLISMNGGAVQILYDGDGNRVAKSANGIVTRYLVDDLNPTGYAQVIEELSGAGVVERQYTYGLQRISQNQPINNTWTISFYGYDGGGNLRQLTGASGAVTDTYEYDAYGNHWASSGTTPNNMFYRGEEYDSDLGLLYLRARYMNPLTGRFVSRDPDDGVPTDPISLHKYLYGDADPVDLSDPWGLAAAPVLPVPEPPPAPQKPNRVRLDYLIIIGTISLTAHYALPPLRNQVNCIFEAEGGGLRAVSQYLGAPQDLLVDWASCSAISGARKRAHQDPLQGPFPQPNPGPNPAQPNGCNPCPPLSCYWEQQGTSQGNHGCPGNVHYHWYEYNQSPDCKCHPDRKDACAPPANSQLCGPGAKWPL from the coding sequence TTGAATCGCGTCTCCACGGCGGTCTCGCAGGTCGCGGGCTACTCCTACCAGCGCGGCCCCACGGGGAACCTGGCCAACGTCGTCGAGCTGAACGGGCGCACCGTCAACTGGACCTACGACGGCATCAATCGCCTGACCAGCGAGTCCATCACCAGCGATCCGTCAAAGAACAACGGCTCGGTGAGCTATGGCCTCGACCCTGTAGGCAACAGAACGTCGGCGTCCTCTTCGCTCAATGGAATCCCATCCGGCAACTGGAGCTTCAACGCCGACGATGAGGTCTCGAGCGAGAGCTACGACGCCAATGGCAACGTGATCGCCTCGGGCGGCAAGAGCTTCGCCTACGACAGCCAGAACCATCTCATCTCAATGAACGGTGGCGCCGTCCAGATCCTCTACGACGGCGACGGCAACCGCGTAGCGAAGTCAGCAAACGGCATCGTCACCCGCTACCTCGTCGACGACCTCAACCCCACCGGCTACGCCCAGGTCATCGAGGAACTAAGCGGCGCCGGCGTTGTTGAACGCCAGTACACCTACGGTCTGCAGCGCATCAGCCAAAACCAGCCCATCAACAACACCTGGACGATCAGCTTCTACGGTTACGACGGCGGTGGCAATCTCCGCCAGTTGACAGGCGCTTCTGGTGCGGTTACGGACACCTACGAATACGACGCTTACGGAAACCACTGGGCTTCCAGCGGCACGACGCCCAACAACATGTTCTATAGGGGTGAGGAGTACGACTCTGATCTAGGTCTCCTTTATCTGAGAGCCCGGTACATGAACCCGTTGACTGGGAGGTTTGTCTCCCGTGATCCAGACGACGGTGTTCCCACTGATCCCATCAGCCTCCACAAATATCTCTACGGCGACGCCGATCCTGTCGATTTATCCGATCCATGGGGTCTAGCTGCTGCTCCTGTCCTCCCTGTCCCTGAGCCGCCGCCTGCGCCTCAAAAACCCAACCGTGTAAGGCTTGACTACCTCATCATAATTGGCACAATTTCATTGACAGCTCACTATGCCCTGCCTCCACTCAGGAACCAGGTCAATTGCATCTTTGAAGCTGAGGGAGGTGGACTGCGTGCGGTGAGTCAATACCTCGGGGCTCCGCAGGATTTGCTCGTCGATTGGGCATCGTGTTCGGCAATATCAGGTGCCAGAAAACGAGCTCACCAGGATCCACTTCAAGGCCCGTTCCCTCAACCCAATCCGGGGCCAAATCCAGCCCAGCCCAATGGATGCAATCCTTGTCCCCCACTTTCGTGCTACTGGGAACAACAAGGAACCTCACAAGGAAACCATGGATGCCCCGGTAACGTCCATTATCACTGGTACGAGTACAATCAATCGCCTGACTGCAAGTGCCATCCAGACAGAAAGGACGCCTGCGCGCCGCCTGCCAATAGTCAGCTTTGCGGCCCAGGAGCGAAGTGGCCACTATGA
- a CDS encoding carboxypeptidase regulatory-like domain-containing protein, with product MSRSFTRKILMVVFAAVVGFCAPAFLGAQETRATVSGRIQDPSTAAIPAARVSAKNIETGVVTTATSAADGNYTIPFLIPGTYVISADAQGFKTAQQTNVVLHVGDKIEINLSLPLGAVSEVVTVSDTPPLLEAGTATRGALIDEARVQQLPLAGRNPFMLAQLVPGVQFQGNPAFQRPFDNGDNANFSINGGLRQSNSFLIDGAPDDAVSDTAGDRSHANLNVAYIPSIDATQEFKVINNFYDAQYGRTGGGIFNVSTKAGTNAIHGDVYDFLRRYQWDANTVSNKAAGQPRYSVDPVTGKNLGGHTLDDWGGAAGGPIKKDRSFFFGSFESYHEVQPTPTLTTVPTLAERQGDFSAAGEPIIYDPWSTRLDANGNCCIRDSFAGNIIPQARFQNSPGMQLINAFPKPNVGTGLLVNNYSTGSNTSEDHFKNYLGRVDQSFGDKERMYFRYAHGRRNQVDHGSYNFTGPLYDAQDPLGRSNDSAVVDSITVFSPRVIMDLRASLARYTEKVDRSTVYNFDDTKLGFSGGFNSERFVPVPPRISFGNQSNIPDAGTRNPRYGVSTVIGFQPSVQMIYGKHSVHIGGDIRNIAFGTGGGSFVYGGGAFAFNANFTQANPTTAYNGTSGSPTASLLLGTPAASNSSINSIIQYTPRLLYRWWYQGYYVQDDWKVSNRLTLNLGLRYDIEGSPAESQNRMNRGFNTTGTSPLAGAAQAADPAVCPACQNLVGGLNFAGVGGQSAGAFNTQYNHVQARVGAVYQIFKNMVARGGFGMFYLPEAAFGAAQGFAQDTAYIPNNIAGGTTADLYIPRGNDPNAPPLADPFPTVLQPVGSSQGLGTFMGQGIIFNNVNRKIPRADQWSAGVQQQLPHDIKIDLSYVGMHTQNINTNDNQAGGARNINVLSDAQIKSIRQTVGTTPTGNGGTYQTASQYVGTAVANPFVGQVPNTNLNGATLSRQQLLLPYPQFLGIAYGQESVGQLWYNAAQVLVEKRYSNGFSIMGSYTWSRTEEALAFLNPQDRAPHKNVGANDRPQRLVISALYELPFGHGHRLLGNASRPVELAVGGWQLNLIETIQSGTPVGLPSNANLIANPTAASKSRQTWFNPCVQLAPSFDSKTGTYTPGATTVQGQPSSCAPVWQVINSSNLDYRGTGFYTSAIRNPGAPIADLSLIKSLNFTDRYNAQIRLEAFNVTNTWIPNGPNMNVTGSTFGTISNSQSNISRQVQLGFKFNF from the coding sequence ATGTCACGGAGCTTCACGCGAAAGATTCTGATGGTCGTGTTCGCAGCGGTTGTGGGTTTCTGCGCGCCGGCCTTTTTGGGAGCCCAAGAAACGCGCGCCACGGTGAGCGGCCGCATTCAAGACCCCAGCACGGCCGCTATCCCCGCAGCCAGGGTTTCGGCGAAAAACATCGAGACGGGTGTGGTCACCACGGCTACCTCGGCAGCAGATGGCAACTACACCATTCCGTTTCTTATCCCCGGCACTTATGTGATCAGCGCGGATGCGCAGGGTTTCAAGACCGCACAGCAGACTAACGTCGTGCTGCATGTGGGCGACAAGATCGAGATCAATCTGAGCCTTCCACTGGGCGCTGTGAGCGAAGTTGTGACCGTCAGCGACACGCCTCCTCTGCTCGAAGCCGGCACCGCCACGCGCGGCGCGCTCATTGACGAAGCACGGGTCCAGCAGCTTCCTCTGGCTGGCCGTAACCCATTCATGCTGGCGCAGCTGGTTCCTGGCGTCCAGTTCCAGGGCAATCCTGCATTCCAGCGCCCGTTCGACAACGGCGACAACGCGAACTTCTCCATCAACGGCGGCCTGCGCCAGTCGAATTCGTTCCTCATTGACGGCGCCCCGGACGATGCTGTGTCCGACACCGCGGGCGATCGTTCGCATGCCAATCTGAACGTTGCGTATATTCCCTCGATTGACGCCACGCAGGAGTTCAAGGTCATCAACAACTTCTACGACGCGCAGTATGGACGCACGGGCGGAGGCATCTTCAACGTATCCACAAAGGCGGGCACCAATGCCATCCACGGCGACGTGTACGACTTCCTGCGTCGCTACCAGTGGGATGCGAACACCGTTTCCAACAAGGCTGCGGGCCAGCCTCGCTATTCTGTGGATCCGGTCACCGGGAAGAACCTTGGCGGCCATACCCTGGACGACTGGGGTGGAGCAGCGGGCGGGCCGATCAAGAAGGATCGCAGCTTCTTCTTCGGATCTTTCGAGAGCTACCACGAAGTCCAACCAACGCCCACTCTTACCACTGTTCCTACGCTTGCGGAACGACAGGGCGATTTCTCCGCTGCCGGTGAACCCATCATTTACGACCCGTGGTCAACCCGTCTGGATGCGAACGGGAATTGCTGCATTCGCGATTCGTTTGCGGGTAACATCATCCCGCAGGCGCGTTTCCAGAACAGCCCCGGGATGCAGTTGATCAACGCGTTTCCCAAGCCGAATGTGGGCACTGGTCTGCTGGTGAACAACTACTCGACCGGCTCGAATACCAGCGAGGACCATTTCAAGAACTACCTCGGTCGCGTGGATCAGAGCTTCGGCGACAAAGAGCGCATGTATTTCCGGTATGCGCACGGCCGCCGCAACCAGGTGGATCACGGATCGTACAACTTTACCGGCCCGCTCTATGACGCACAGGATCCGCTGGGCCGCAGCAACGACAGCGCAGTGGTGGACAGCATCACCGTCTTCTCTCCCCGCGTAATCATGGATCTCCGTGCCTCTCTGGCTCGCTACACCGAGAAGGTGGATCGCTCGACGGTCTACAACTTTGACGACACGAAGCTAGGCTTCAGTGGCGGATTCAACTCGGAGCGCTTCGTGCCCGTGCCTCCGCGCATCAGCTTCGGCAACCAGAGCAACATTCCTGACGCCGGCACTCGCAATCCGCGCTACGGAGTCAGCACGGTGATCGGGTTCCAGCCCAGCGTGCAGATGATCTACGGCAAGCACTCCGTTCATATTGGCGGCGACATTCGCAATATCGCGTTCGGTACGGGCGGCGGATCGTTCGTGTATGGGGGCGGCGCATTCGCTTTCAACGCGAACTTCACCCAGGCCAATCCGACGACTGCTTACAACGGTACCTCCGGGTCGCCGACGGCGAGCCTGCTGCTCGGCACGCCGGCTGCCTCCAACAGCAGCATCAACAGCATCATCCAGTACACGCCGCGCCTTCTGTACCGCTGGTGGTACCAGGGCTACTACGTGCAGGACGACTGGAAGGTGTCGAACCGCCTGACCCTGAACCTCGGCCTGCGGTACGACATCGAAGGGTCGCCTGCGGAGTCGCAGAACCGCATGAACCGTGGATTCAACACCACCGGCACTTCGCCCCTGGCGGGCGCCGCGCAGGCGGCCGATCCTGCTGTTTGCCCTGCCTGCCAGAACTTGGTTGGTGGTCTTAACTTTGCCGGTGTGGGCGGACAATCGGCGGGCGCGTTCAATACTCAGTACAACCACGTGCAGGCGCGCGTTGGCGCCGTATACCAGATCTTCAAGAACATGGTTGCACGCGGCGGTTTCGGCATGTTCTATCTGCCTGAGGCGGCGTTCGGTGCGGCGCAGGGTTTTGCGCAGGACACGGCGTATATCCCCAACAACATTGCCGGCGGCACAACGGCCGATCTCTATATTCCGCGTGGCAACGATCCCAACGCGCCTCCGCTCGCTGACCCGTTCCCGACGGTGCTGCAGCCGGTGGGCAGTTCTCAGGGACTGGGAACGTTCATGGGCCAAGGCATCATCTTCAACAACGTGAATCGCAAGATTCCGCGCGCCGACCAGTGGTCTGCGGGCGTTCAGCAGCAGCTGCCGCACGACATCAAGATCGATCTCTCGTACGTGGGCATGCACACACAGAACATCAACACTAACGACAACCAAGCAGGCGGCGCGCGCAACATCAACGTACTGAGCGACGCACAGATCAAGTCGATCCGCCAGACCGTCGGCACGACCCCGACGGGCAACGGCGGGACCTACCAGACGGCCTCGCAGTACGTGGGCACGGCTGTGGCAAACCCGTTTGTCGGCCAGGTTCCGAACACGAATCTGAATGGCGCAACTCTCTCTCGTCAGCAACTGCTTCTGCCCTACCCGCAGTTTCTGGGGATTGCGTACGGACAGGAGTCTGTGGGTCAACTCTGGTACAACGCTGCTCAGGTCCTGGTTGAGAAGCGTTACAGCAACGGCTTCTCCATCATGGGCTCGTACACGTGGTCGAGGACTGAGGAAGCCCTGGCCTTCCTGAATCCGCAGGATCGGGCTCCGCACAAGAACGTGGGCGCGAACGATCGTCCCCAGCGCCTGGTGATCTCGGCTCTGTACGAACTGCCTTTTGGTCACGGTCATCGCCTATTAGGTAATGCGAGCCGCCCTGTCGAGCTGGCGGTGGGTGGATGGCAGCTCAACCTGATCGAGACGATCCAGTCGGGCACGCCGGTTGGACTTCCTTCTAACGCGAACCTGATCGCAAACCCGACGGCTGCAAGCAAGAGTCGCCAGACATGGTTTAACCCTTGCGTGCAACTGGCTCCTTCGTTCGACAGCAAGACGGGGACCTATACGCCGGGCGCCACGACAGTGCAGGGGCAACCCAGCTCTTGCGCACCGGTGTGGCAGGTGATCAACAGCTCGAACCTGGACTATCGCGGAACGGGTTTCTATACTTCCGCGATTCGCAATCCGGGCGCGCCGATTGCCGATCTCTCGCTCATCAAGTCCCTCAACTTCACCGATCGTTACAACGCGCAGATCCGGCTTGAAGCGTTCAACGTGACGAACACCTGGATTCCAAACGGCCCGAACATGAACGTGACGGGCTCTACGTTCGGCACCATTTCCAACTCGCAATCGAACATCAGCCGCCAAGTGCAGCTGGGATTCAAGTTCAATTTCTAA